In Rubrobacter radiotolerans DSM 5868, a genomic segment contains:
- a CDS encoding Stp1/IreP family PP2C-type Ser/Thr phosphatase, producing MFYLEHFGLTDPGRVRENNEDSLLVGEGVDETLFAVADGIGGFEAGEVASRMAIDALKKMTPEDKFEAVIPEANRRIRTAAKGDERLSGMGTTVVAIRFGGTRRRPLAEIAHVGDSRAYLLRGDKMRPITEDHSLVAELVRSGDITRDEAAAHPQKNLITRALGAEEKVEVDTAVIPIEAGDRILLCSDGLSDMVREERISEVLLEHPRDPEAPAKILMQEALEAGGSDNITIVVVDVRERRNEGSSGTRNGTQELPAVAGGMMASAIPGAAVGAAANSRTAGQKRNRLGRAGSGRREKRDRSQERAGRRAGKASGRGPLRQALRVLAVLALAGLALAPIYAWGSTRYYLEEAQNGEVVAYRGVPFVVPGLEIPLSSEWRRTGVDIEEVNESFRAPIRENTLYTEGDIEEVIAQLQSDAESNAAEEETPADRAGQGAGREDPPQNEAQQPGAGN from the coding sequence ATGTTCTACCTTGAACACTTCGGCCTGACCGACCCCGGCAGGGTCCGCGAGAACAACGAGGACTCGCTGCTCGTCGGGGAGGGTGTGGACGAGACCCTCTTCGCCGTCGCCGACGGCATCGGAGGCTTCGAGGCGGGCGAGGTCGCGAGCCGCATGGCGATCGACGCCTTGAAGAAGATGACCCCCGAGGACAAGTTCGAGGCCGTTATCCCGGAGGCGAACCGCCGGATACGCACGGCCGCAAAGGGCGACGAGCGGCTCTCCGGGATGGGCACGACCGTCGTGGCGATCCGTTTCGGCGGGACGCGCAGGCGACCATTGGCGGAGATAGCGCACGTCGGGGACTCGCGAGCGTACCTCTTGCGGGGGGACAAGATGCGCCCCATAACCGAGGACCACTCGCTTGTCGCGGAGCTCGTGCGGAGCGGAGACATCACCCGCGACGAGGCCGCCGCGCACCCGCAGAAGAACCTTATAACCCGCGCGCTCGGAGCGGAGGAGAAGGTCGAGGTCGACACGGCCGTTATCCCGATCGAGGCGGGCGACAGGATCCTTTTGTGCTCCGACGGGCTCTCGGACATGGTGCGCGAGGAGCGAATAAGCGAGGTGCTTCTGGAGCACCCGCGCGACCCGGAGGCTCCGGCGAAGATCCTTATGCAGGAAGCGCTCGAAGCGGGCGGCTCGGACAACATAACCATCGTCGTGGTCGACGTGCGAGAGCGCCGGAACGAGGGCTCCTCGGGGACCAGGAACGGCACGCAGGAGCTTCCGGCCGTAGCGGGCGGCATGATGGCCTCGGCGATACCCGGGGCGGCGGTCGGGGCGGCCGCGAACTCCCGCACGGCCGGGCAGAAGCGGAACCGCCTCGGGCGCGCAGGGAGCGGACGCCGGGAGAAGCGCGACCGCTCGCAAGAGCGCGCGGGCCGGAGGGCCGGAAAAGCCTCCGGGCGCGGGCCGCTCCGGCAGGCGCTCCGGGTCCTTGCGGTGCTGGCGCTCGCGGGTCTCGCGCTCGCGCCGATCTACGCCTGGGGCTCGACGCGGTACTACCTCGAAGAGGCGCAGAACGGCGAGGTCGTGGCCTACCGGGGGGTCCCGTTCGTCGTGCCGGGGCTGGAGATACCGCTCAGCAGCGAGTGGCGCAGGACGGGCGTCGACATCGAAGAGGTCAACGAGTCGTTCAGGGCTCCGATCCGGGAGAACACCCTCTACACCGAGGGAGACATCGAGGAGGTCATCGCCCAGCTCCAGAGCGACGCCGAGAGCAACGCAGCAGAGGAAGAGACCCCGGCAGACCGCGCCGGACAGGGAGCCGGACGGGAAGATCCGCCGCAGAACGAAGCGCAGCAGCCGGGCGCGGGGAACTAG
- a CDS encoding FHA domain-containing protein, protein MLELQVPLLAAKALLLLLLFAFVYAVVRRGIGDLRSVPDEEEFSGLAGGGAMARGRSAKPGRTPEILVEESNVLPSDASYPLSSDSTEVGRSSEGEIVLKGDEYASGRHARFTRHGGLLYVEDLGSTNGTYVNGSKAVGATPLRDGDEIKIGSTVFRFVE, encoded by the coding sequence GTGTTAGAGCTACAGGTGCCGCTTCTGGCGGCGAAGGCGCTGCTTCTGCTGCTTCTCTTTGCGTTCGTCTATGCCGTTGTCCGGCGCGGTATCGGCGATCTGCGCTCCGTCCCGGACGAGGAGGAGTTCTCCGGGCTCGCAGGCGGCGGGGCGATGGCGCGGGGCCGCTCCGCGAAGCCCGGCCGGACGCCCGAGATCCTTGTCGAGGAGTCGAACGTGCTTCCCTCGGACGCCAGCTACCCGCTTTCGAGCGACTCGACGGAGGTCGGACGCTCCTCGGAGGGTGAGATCGTCCTGAAGGGCGACGAGTACGCCTCCGGGAGACACGCGAGGTTCACCCGCCACGGCGGCCTTCTGTACGTCGAGGACCTCGGCTCGACGAACGGCACCTACGTCAACGGGAGCAAGGCCGTCGGGGCGACGCCGCTTCGGGACGGGGACGAGATCAAGATCGGCTCTACCGTCTTCAGGTTTGTGGAGTAA
- a CDS encoding FhaA domain-containing protein, with product MGFLKGIEKKMGGLVEGVFGRAFRRRIHPVEIAKGLTKQMDEGRMVSISRTYAPNDFTIHLSEDDASSIEVYEDSLRDELIQYASTHAESKGYHLMSVPKIRFTTEESLRFGEFGVTARLTGGDGPREKGAPQDTSGQTRIFKTEQITSGGSSLGEGTSAISAEEARRHGLAREVVELAMDGKNHPLEGKGPWTVGRSQDNDIVVSDPNVSRRHAQLIREENGFVIEDLGSTNGTLLDGAPIGRERIESGDELTFGQSKARFVRRIDEPGARGRSDRARRSGSPSGRD from the coding sequence TTGGGCTTCCTGAAGGGCATCGAGAAAAAGATGGGTGGGCTCGTGGAGGGCGTCTTCGGTCGTGCTTTCCGGCGGCGGATACACCCGGTCGAGATCGCCAAGGGCCTGACAAAGCAGATGGACGAGGGGCGGATGGTCTCGATCTCAAGGACCTACGCCCCGAACGACTTCACGATCCACCTCTCCGAGGACGACGCAAGCTCGATAGAGGTCTACGAGGACTCGCTTCGGGACGAGTTGATCCAGTACGCCTCCACCCACGCCGAGAGCAAGGGCTACCACCTGATGTCGGTGCCGAAGATCCGCTTCACGACCGAGGAGTCCCTGCGCTTCGGGGAGTTCGGGGTCACGGCGCGTCTGACCGGCGGCGACGGGCCGCGCGAGAAGGGCGCCCCGCAGGACACCTCCGGGCAGACAAGGATCTTCAAGACCGAGCAGATCACGAGCGGCGGCTCCTCCCTGGGCGAGGGAACCTCGGCGATAAGCGCGGAGGAGGCCCGCAGGCACGGTCTGGCGCGCGAGGTCGTGGAGCTTGCGATGGACGGCAAGAACCACCCGCTCGAAGGCAAGGGACCGTGGACCGTCGGTCGCTCGCAGGACAACGACATCGTCGTCTCGGACCCGAACGTCTCCCGCCGGCACGCGCAGCTCATCCGGGAGGAGAACGGCTTCGTGATCGAGGACCTCGGCTCGACGAACGGGACGCTGCTCGACGGGGCGCCCATCGGCCGCGAGCGCATAGAGAGCGGCGACGAGCTGACCTTCGGACAGAGCAAGGCCCGGTTCGTGAGGCGAATAGACGAGCCGGGGGCGAGGGGGCGCTCGGACCGGGCGCGCAGGAGCGGCAGTCCCTCCGGGAGGGACTAG
- a CDS encoding serine/threonine-protein kinase — MTETRYIEGQNRYALSEVVGRGGFATVWRARPVERSFFGASDDVAIKVISVYNEGERSRALREGQIAEGLRHPNIVETIEVIPGEREVYLVTEFVSGLPLDEAGRYYDCAEISDALAQILEALVYAHSQGVIHRDIKPQNALVDRNGTVKLTDFGVAYRAGDTRLTRIGFAVGTPGYIAPEIMDGSDPSALTDIYAVGATARTLLSHQPEEPPPRLRQFVDLATSPNPAHRPQSAWAALKVLSGKKAATRAARNSQERSPARTEALQRERTAPARSYTPRDDLAERGPAAPPERISQRTAGVVLRGINGLAAGYLGYALASGVLLLDGAQSVGVAVGAGVAGYLLPRLAALAVVVALSVALLTNGVGTGLALAAPAVAAVWIAASRLSPRGAGRAPLAPLLAAPLAVVNLAAGLPLLFGMLMRPVAAGVTATLAGAVLVLNDILRGDGVLPYYGGSAFREIPESYNVNELLVHLERIVTLYPEVLALPVLWGLMAALVSLGEWVARPLWGVVGAVGGGLIGYALFVSSDSASLLQAVTSLALASIMYAALRYLLARAG; from the coding sequence GTGACGGAGACAAGGTACATAGAGGGCCAGAACCGCTACGCACTCTCCGAGGTCGTGGGACGCGGCGGGTTCGCGACGGTCTGGCGCGCAAGACCGGTCGAGCGGTCTTTTTTCGGCGCGAGCGACGACGTAGCGATAAAGGTCATCTCCGTCTACAACGAGGGCGAGAGGTCGAGGGCGCTCCGGGAGGGTCAGATCGCCGAGGGCCTGCGCCACCCGAACATCGTCGAGACAATCGAGGTGATCCCCGGCGAGCGTGAGGTCTACCTTGTAACCGAGTTCGTCTCCGGATTGCCGCTCGACGAGGCGGGCCGCTACTACGACTGCGCCGAGATCTCCGACGCCCTCGCCCAGATCCTCGAAGCCCTCGTCTACGCGCACTCGCAGGGCGTTATCCACCGGGACATAAAGCCGCAGAACGCGCTCGTGGACCGGAACGGAACGGTCAAGCTGACGGACTTCGGGGTCGCCTACCGGGCCGGGGACACGCGCCTGACGCGCATCGGCTTCGCCGTCGGAACGCCGGGCTACATCGCGCCGGAGATCATGGACGGCTCGGACCCCTCGGCCCTGACGGACATCTACGCCGTCGGGGCGACCGCCCGGACGCTCCTCTCGCACCAGCCGGAGGAGCCGCCTCCGCGCCTGAGGCAGTTCGTGGACCTCGCGACGAGCCCGAACCCGGCACACCGCCCGCAGAGCGCCTGGGCCGCGCTTAAGGTCTTGTCCGGCAAGAAAGCCGCAACCCGCGCCGCCCGCAACTCGCAGGAGCGATCTCCCGCGCGCACCGAGGCTCTCCAGAGAGAGCGCACCGCGCCCGCAAGGAGCTATACGCCGCGGGACGATCTTGCCGAGCGAGGTCCTGCCGCTCCGCCGGAGAGGATCTCGCAGAGAACGGCGGGGGTCGTTCTGCGCGGGATCAACGGCCTGGCGGCGGGCTACCTCGGCTATGCGCTGGCGAGCGGGGTGCTGCTTCTTGACGGGGCGCAGTCGGTCGGGGTGGCGGTCGGGGCCGGGGTCGCGGGCTACCTGCTCCCGAGGCTCGCCGCGCTTGCGGTCGTGGTGGCGCTCTCGGTGGCGCTGCTCACGAACGGGGTCGGGACGGGGCTCGCCCTTGCTGCTCCGGCGGTCGCGGCGGTCTGGATTGCGGCCTCCCGGCTATCCCCGAGGGGCGCGGGGAGGGCTCCGCTCGCGCCGCTTCTGGCCGCGCCGCTCGCCGTCGTGAACCTTGCGGCGGGACTCCCGCTGCTGTTCGGGATGCTGATGCGGCCCGTCGCCGCCGGGGTTACGGCGACGCTGGCGGGCGCGGTCCTTGTCCTCAACGACATCCTTCGGGGCGACGGGGTGCTCCCGTACTACGGAGGTTCGGCCTTCCGGGAGATCCCGGAGAGCTACAACGTAAACGAGCTTCTTGTGCACCTGGAGAGGATCGTAACCCTCTACCCGGAGGTCCTTGCGCTACCGGTGCTCTGGGGGCTCATGGCCGCTCTCGTGTCGCTCGGAGAGTGGGTAGCAAGACCGCTCTGGGGCGTCGTCGGGGCGGTCGGAGGCGGCCTTATCGGGTATGCGCTCTTTGTGTCCTCAGACTCGGCCTCGCTGCTTCAGGCTGTGACTTCGCTCGCCCTCGCGTCTATAATGTACGCTGCGCTGAGGTATCTTTTAGCCAGGGCGGGATAG